The following DNA comes from Bacteroidia bacterium.
TCTGATAAATCTCTTCTCAACAACACCCTCGCTTATGCCCTTCACGAAAGCATGAGCGGGCAATGGGCGCCGAGGACACAACATGTAGAACTTATCATCAATGGAGATTACAAAGGTGTTTATGTCTTTATGGAAAAGATTAAGAGGGACAACAAGCGGGTAGATATTGCGAAACTCAACAGCTGGGAAAATGCGGGTGACAGTCTCACCGGCGGGTACATTATCAAGATTGACAAGTTCACCGGTAATCAGACACAAAACTGGACCTCGCCCTACCCTCCGGCCCAGAGTTCCAACGGCCAGGTGATCCGGTTTTTATACGAATACCCCTCCGGCGATACAATCACGCCGCAGCAGATGACGTATATTCAGCAGTATGTAGACAGTTTCGAGGATGCCCTTGCCGGTCCGCAATTCGCTAATTCACTAACCGGATACAAACGGTATGCGGATATGTATTCCTTTGTAAATTATTTTCTGGTGAATGAAGTAAGCAAGAATGTAGACGGCTACCGGATCAGCACCTATTTTTACAAGGATAAATTCTCCAAAGGTGGTAAGATCACTATGGGACCCGTTTGGGATTATGATATTGCGTGGGGAAATGCCAATTACTGCGGAGGCAACGGAACCACCGGCTGGGCCTATCAGTTCGGGAATGTTTGTCCGGGTGACGGCTGGCAGATTCCCAGATGGTGGCAACGCATGTTACAGGATACCGTTTATGCCAATGCGGTTCAATGCCAGTGGAGCTACTGGAGAACCCGCATGCTGGATTCAGTGAAACTTATGACATACATTGATTCTATGGCACTTTATCTTGATGAATCGCAGCAACGCAATTTTGCCCGCTGGCCAATCCTGGGCAATTATGTATGGCCGAATCCTTCCCCTATTCCCGCCACCTATCAGGGAGAAATAGATGAACTAAAAAACTGGTTGTGGAACCGGATAGTATGGCTGGATGCCAATATGCCGGGGACTTGCTATTCATTGGGAGAATTTGAACAAGAGCTGGCAGATTCTCATTTTACACTTTATCCCAACCCGGCATCCGGCTCTATCTTCCTGCGTTTCCTTAACCTCGGAAATTCTTCTGTAACTATTGAACTTCTGGACATCTCCGGAAAAAGGATTTCCGGATTTAAGTACTCCGGCAGCGATCCTGAACCCCTCCTGGAATGGGGGCTACCGGAGGAAATTTCTGCCGGGATCTATCTGGTAAAAGTCAGCGGAGACAGCTTCTCGCTTACAAAGAAGCTTGTTATACGCTAAAAACCTGTTTTTAATCAGGTTCGGTTGACAGTTCCATGACAATTAAACAGGTGGGATTCAGCACTTTTGGGGGAGATTTACAGGTCGTTGGAACAGTTCAGAATCATATCCTTATCTCACAAGAATCTCCCGGTTGAAGACCTCGGTGCTTTTCACATTTCTGATGAGCACCTTGCAACACGGCTTTCCGCGCTGATTCATTTACCCGGTGTGGAGGAAGCCATGTTACTTTCTACGTGTAACCGTGTGGAATTTCTGCTCTCCTCACAGGTACTCATCGACCGGCCGTTTTTAGAACGTTTTTTTCAGGCTGTTTACCCTGACATGGCATTGTCCGGACTTCAACTGGCAGTTGACCGTGCCCTGATTTACTCCGGTGAAGACGCGGTGCTTCACTTATTCAGAGTAGCCTCGTCGCTGGATTCACTCATTGTTGGAGAAAGGGAGATCATTACCCAGGTACGCAATGCATATGAGCGTTGCCATGAATGTGGGGTGACGGGAGATCTGCTGCGACTTGTTATTAAGAAAACCATAGAAACTGGGAAGGAAGTTTATTCTTCCACAAATATTTCACGGCATCCTGTTTCTGTTGTTTCTCTGGCTTACCGGAAACTCCGTGATCTGAATGTAAAGCTCAACGCCCGTTTCATTCTTATAGGAGCCGGGGTAACGATCACCACGTTCGCAAAGTTTCTGCGTAAACACGGTTACACAAATTTTGTGGTTTTCAACCGTTCGCTGGATCGTGCCGTGACGCTGGCCGCTGAACTCAATGCGGTATGCCACCCGTTGACAGAGCTTCCGGAATACACCGATGGTTTTGATGTGATTGTT
Coding sequences within:
- a CDS encoding CotH kinase family protein; this translates as MYRVLPLLLLAGMRLYSQTFMAGGGQILDLQTVDFPLSVSGLTPANIDSLNFGLETVCINLTHTWDADLEIELVSPDGTSFSLSAGNGGSGDNYTNTCFNHFAGTPISMGSPPFTGTFKPDGAMGMVNNGQIGNGIWKLRITDTYAGDEGTLLGWGITFGNNPATYTPPIVSSNLPIIVINTNNQVIPDEPKIIADMGVIFNGVGNRNYLTDPFNHYNGKIAIEVRGSSSQMFPKKSYGFETVNVSGIEIDTGFFGFPKESDWILSANYSDKSLLNNTLAYALHESMSGQWAPRTQHVELIINGDYKGVYVFMEKIKRDNKRVDIAKLNSWENAGDSLTGGYIIKIDKFTGNQTQNWTSPYPPAQSSNGQVIRFLYEYPSGDTITPQQMTYIQQYVDSFEDALAGPQFANSLTGYKRYADMYSFVNYFLVNEVSKNVDGYRISTYFYKDKFSKGGKITMGPVWDYDIAWGNANYCGGNGTTGWAYQFGNVCPGDGWQIPRWWQRMLQDTVYANAVQCQWSYWRTRMLDSVKLMTYIDSMALYLDESQQRNFARWPILGNYVWPNPSPIPATYQGEIDELKNWLWNRIVWLDANMPGTCYSLGEFEQELADSHFTLYPNPASGSIFLRFLNLGNSSVTIELLDISGKRISGFKYSGSDPEPLLEWGLPEEISAGIYLVKVSGDSFSLTKKLVIR
- the hemA gene encoding glutamyl-tRNA reductase, with the protein product MEQFRIISLSHKNLPVEDLGAFHISDEHLATRLSALIHLPGVEEAMLLSTCNRVEFLLSSQVLIDRPFLERFFQAVYPDMALSGLQLAVDRALIYSGEDAVLHLFRVASSLDSLIVGEREIITQVRNAYERCHECGVTGDLLRLVIKKTIETGKEVYSSTNISRHPVSVVSLAYRKLRDLNVKLNARFILIGAGVTITTFAKFLRKHGYTNFVVFNRSLDRAVTLAAELNAVCHPLTELPEYTDGFDVIVTCTGSSEPLITPEVYGNLLAGDTKRKIVVDLAVPGDLHKEIHALYDVHVISVSSLRDVAEKNLREREKEMGSCEVILEENLQEFRIGFRARQVELAMQEVPRKVREIREVALNEVFARDLSAMDDASKKVLSKVIDYLEKKYISVPMKMAKEILLEESSQK